A genome region from Streptomyces pratensis includes the following:
- a CDS encoding MFS transporter, giving the protein MLIGVTQTTDSATIESAPRRRSRPRIHRAWIVAAVTFVTIIGGAAFNSLPGLLIEPLNAKFGWTYGEIGLAVSLDMALYGLTAPFAAALMDRFGIRRVVVVALSAVAAGALASYWMTEVWQLMLYWGLLVGLGTGSMAMAFSATVTNRWFVARRGLVTGILTAAGASGQLVFLPLCAWIVDEHGWRPATVTVALAALVVVPFVWLLMRDHPADVGLAPYGGAYVEKPAPVTGAASRTVRVLFDAARTGPFWLLAGSFAICGASTNGLIRTHFVPSAHDHGMEITAAASLLAVIGVFDIIGTIFSGWLTDRFDARRLLAVYYALRGVSLLFLPMLMAPTVQPSMVFFIVFYGLDWVATVPPTLALCREQYGEDSAIVFGWVLASHQVGAALVAFLGGVARDVTGSYDVVWYASGALCATAALMALVIRRGQTDRPKTLSGPA; this is encoded by the coding sequence CGTCACCTTCGTGACGATCATCGGCGGCGCGGCCTTCAACTCCCTGCCCGGCCTCCTCATCGAGCCCCTCAACGCGAAATTCGGCTGGACGTACGGCGAGATCGGTCTCGCGGTCTCCCTCGACATGGCGCTGTACGGCCTGACCGCGCCCTTCGCCGCGGCGCTGATGGACCGGTTCGGGATCCGCCGGGTCGTGGTCGTCGCGCTCAGCGCGGTCGCGGCCGGGGCGCTGGCGAGCTACTGGATGACCGAGGTCTGGCAGCTGATGCTCTACTGGGGCCTCCTCGTCGGCCTGGGCACCGGCTCGATGGCCATGGCGTTCTCGGCGACCGTCACCAACCGCTGGTTCGTCGCCCGCCGCGGCCTGGTCACCGGGATCCTGACGGCGGCCGGGGCGTCCGGGCAGCTGGTCTTCCTGCCGCTGTGTGCCTGGATCGTCGACGAGCACGGCTGGCGGCCGGCCACGGTGACGGTCGCGCTGGCGGCGCTCGTCGTCGTCCCGTTCGTCTGGCTCCTGATGCGGGACCACCCGGCCGACGTGGGCCTCGCCCCGTACGGCGGCGCGTACGTGGAGAAGCCGGCACCGGTGACGGGCGCCGCGAGCCGCACGGTGCGCGTCCTGTTCGACGCGGCCCGCACGGGCCCGTTCTGGCTGCTGGCAGGCTCGTTCGCGATCTGTGGCGCCTCCACGAACGGCCTGATCCGCACCCACTTCGTGCCCTCGGCCCATGACCACGGCATGGAGATCACGGCGGCGGCGTCACTGCTGGCCGTCATCGGTGTCTTCGACATCATCGGCACGATCTTCAGCGGCTGGCTCACGGACCGCTTCGACGCCCGCAGACTGCTCGCCGTCTACTACGCGCTGCGCGGGGTCTCGCTGTTGTTCCTGCCGATGCTGATGGCCCCGACGGTGCAGCCGTCGATGGTCTTCTTCATCGTCTTCTACGGACTGGACTGGGTCGCCACGGTTCCGCCGACCCTCGCCCTGTGCCGGGAGCAGTACGGCGAGGACAGCGCGATCGTCTTCGGATGGGTCCTGGCCTCGCACCAGGTGGGGGCCGCCCTGGTGGCGTTCCTCGGCGGGGTGGCCCGGGACGTGACCGGGTCGTACGACGTGGTCTGGTACGCCTCGGGCGCCCTGTGCGCGACGGCTGCCCTGATGGCCCTGGTGATCCGCCGCGGACAGACGGACCGGCCGAAGACCTTGTCCGGCCCCGCCTGA
- a CDS encoding flavin-containing monooxygenase → MPESTPVPGEALPASVDRTDGRPVYVIGGGPGGLATAAALREQGVRAVVLEKSDRVGSSWRRHYDRLHLHTTRRWSALPGLAMPRGFGRWVSRDDMVRYLDKYAEHHELEVVTGVEVSRIDRTGDGGWQLSATGGRVLTGRAVVVATGFNHTPRIPVWPGREGFTGELVHAADYRSPAPYAGRDVLVAGIGNTGAEIAVDLIEGGASRVRIAVRTTPHIVRRSTAGWPAQATAVMVRRLPVRLVDAAGRLMCRVSVPDLAAQGLPRPDTGLYSRVREGSIPVQDVGLISAVKSGRVVPVAAVESFDADAVVLADGTRITPDAVVAATGYERALEGLAGHLGVLDHRGRPVVHGARTPDGAPGLYFTGFTNPISGMLREIALDARKIAARLAKAG, encoded by the coding sequence ATGCCCGAAAGCACCCCCGTTCCCGGTGAAGCCCTTCCCGCCTCCGTCGACCGCACCGACGGCCGGCCGGTCTATGTGATCGGTGGCGGCCCGGGCGGCCTCGCCACCGCCGCGGCCCTGCGGGAACAGGGCGTACGGGCGGTGGTGCTGGAGAAGTCCGACCGCGTGGGGTCTTCCTGGCGGCGCCACTACGACCGGCTGCACCTCCACACGACCCGCCGCTGGTCCGCCCTGCCCGGGCTGGCGATGCCCCGCGGGTTCGGGCGCTGGGTGTCGCGTGACGACATGGTGCGCTACCTGGACAAGTACGCCGAGCACCACGAGCTGGAGGTGGTGACGGGCGTCGAGGTCTCCCGGATCGACCGGACCGGCGACGGGGGATGGCAGCTGAGCGCGACGGGCGGCCGGGTGCTGACCGGGCGGGCGGTGGTGGTGGCCACCGGCTTCAACCACACCCCGAGGATCCCCGTGTGGCCCGGCCGCGAGGGCTTCACCGGCGAACTGGTCCACGCGGCGGATTACCGCAGCCCGGCCCCGTACGCCGGCAGGGACGTCCTCGTCGCCGGCATCGGCAACACCGGCGCGGAGATAGCCGTGGACCTGATCGAGGGCGGCGCTTCCCGGGTGCGGATCGCGGTCCGCACGACCCCGCACATCGTGCGCCGCTCGACGGCGGGCTGGCCGGCCCAGGCGACCGCCGTCATGGTCCGCAGGCTGCCGGTCCGTCTCGTCGACGCGGCAGGCCGTCTGATGTGCCGCGTCTCCGTCCCCGACCTCGCGGCACAGGGGCTCCCCCGCCCGGACACCGGCCTGTACTCCCGGGTCAGGGAGGGCTCGATCCCCGTCCAGGACGTCGGGCTGATCAGCGCGGTGAAGAGCGGCCGGGTGGTGCCCGTGGCAGCGGTCGAGTCCTTCGACGCGGACGCCGTGGTGCTTGCCGACGGAACGCGGATCACCCCGGACGCGGTCGTCGCGGCGACCGGCTACGAACGCGCCCTGGAGGGCCTGGCCGGCCACCTCGGCGTACTGGACCACAGGGGCCGCCCCGTGGTGCACGGCGCCCGGACCCCGGACGGGGCGCCAGGCCTCTACTTCACCGGCTTCACCAACCCGATCAGCGGCATGCTCCGCGAAATCGCCCTGGACGCACGGAAGATAGCCGCCCGTCTCGCGAAGGCGGGCTGA
- the pspAB gene encoding PspA-associated protein PspAB, whose translation MGLLDSILGRRKPVRPDLDQLFAVPSAALTLQAGTGFTPTGLGSVCFAGVEGGTFARIRQDVRELLDADTERGGIPVEFGRDTYGYTWLLARQEPGDTAALVNDLHAVNTLLQDGGFGPHLLCSMIGFRNPEGRPLALVYLYKRGTFYPFAPAPGGGEKRDNQLELQVRAVLGDDLRVEGDLSRWFPVWGAPGL comes from the coding sequence GTGGGCCTGCTCGACAGCATCCTGGGGCGCAGGAAACCGGTCCGCCCCGACCTCGACCAGCTCTTCGCCGTGCCGTCCGCCGCGCTGACGCTCCAGGCGGGCACCGGTTTCACGCCGACGGGACTCGGTTCGGTGTGCTTCGCGGGGGTGGAGGGCGGCACGTTCGCCCGCATCCGGCAGGACGTACGCGAGTTGCTCGACGCGGACACGGAACGGGGCGGCATCCCGGTCGAGTTCGGCCGGGACACCTACGGGTACACGTGGCTGCTCGCCCGACAGGAACCCGGCGACACGGCCGCCCTGGTCAACGACCTGCACGCGGTCAACACCCTGCTCCAGGACGGCGGCTTCGGCCCGCATCTGCTGTGCTCGATGATCGGGTTCCGGAATCCGGAGGGGCGCCCGCTGGCGCTGGTCTACCTCTACAAGCGGGGCACCTTCTATCCGTTCGCCCCCGCTCCGGGCGGCGGCGAGAAGCGGGACAACCAGCTGGAGCTACAGGTGAGGGCCGTGCTCGGCGACGACCTCCGGGTGGAGGGCGACCTCTCACGCTGGTTCCCGGTGTGGGGCGCGCCCGGCCTCTGA